From the genome of Anopheles moucheti chromosome 3, idAnoMoucSN_F20_07, whole genome shotgun sequence, one region includes:
- the LOC128300633 gene encoding nuclear pore complex protein Nup154 isoform X2, producing MGEQLPAVSIDALHSAGNTLERHGLIDVDVPGLLELTGVTQAGTPTASGLSDFDYQQLSNLSMGFKDLNQLCTVNKVPIPSEIMEHFNHIKCHCMMGLFPEIGRAWLTIDTDLYIWTYENARDVAYFDGLSQVIISVGLVTPKPGLFVADVKYLLILTTPIEIVVLGVTFGDANNGTPNRSLSSQCSEEMQLMHTPIFVLNTDNVAIMCVQGTDDGRIFLGGRDGCLYEVSYQAESNWFGKRCRKINHSQGLMSHLVPGIFKIFTETDSVEKITVDNTRNLLYVLMSKGSIEAWDLGKDAGSTRRIARLSYKEIISSASMILRTIDPAVFHPITAICPLTSEDSSSLHLVAIAESGVRFYFSTVPLHLHGFYIQQQQLLQQQQQQQQQALFQQQHKPQGLYLLHVRVPPGITGSLLLTKPKLVHSAHYIQGSLLMISRQQQDQDLLTCLSSEQFQSQHNLVESTTYMPLDGQVWAIADVMRKDRVSISTPLRKAQNPRKVALLTNQGVHIVSILQSVDILQQLLVGCHGPHNEAVKMYFSKQTEPEACATALLLACRESIRGTEVGDWATQAFILYGGEPYFDTPMLNDNRQLGFNSPLSGGTYGSAMDSTVQQNANFGPGGRLFASTPYSTPGRGMVSPVLQQQPRQNTSMYGGAAPASNLNNNNNETVETTLFHYSAKHAGLYLYMSRMLRSIWRKPCLDERFYSSISHQDCVVLLEDLYAIRRFLENVTANNLLGYTGGRSNGTSVKPNVGSLVTGTVSSFGHGQSGLLLSGGAERVGYGGSLLSSQPGYSIAGGAGASGYVYPQGNAVLVQKNCTEEALAEEKKSLQALVRLIKQTCEVVGLWKVICEHQCHLLVGKLTKDEQVVLQACTFRDLVLTRSDVCGLLIVTLINSYLADNASVGSISSKLREVCPTLYRQEDAVSHKATEILLLSRGCTDRDKKDERLRTALQLCKSAAPNLPLATLCQQFVSAGFYSGVIELCTVCAAKSDPNEAGLLFYRNNDAMDNQEGFLAFQNRMNWYKEVKVMMDYVYDAAGNGGQQPKPDGIYPSLDDDEDRVTGNQEVLNIIGQALLSTDQLLHIAIYEWLLSKNLFAELLEITEPSLGVFLSRAMVRTPENLVLADLLWKYHERNGQHAAAAKILDKLANFASDSINLQQRIEYLARAVMCMRSESVGFSAHNGVLLKDLEDKLEVAQIQRQVYDALALLTQHTEERYDALKLLDSNLYNLTQLYSDFAEQYELWECKLTILNCSHHNDPLLIESVWTHILDRELQGRDSCAERCRRLLAKVKSLALEYDSSGCCFPLAFIVREVEIRCFRLGMYNSPVPDALIEMSLDIEELLNIYSRLVSMNERIWVTEDDELYLIRSTSALLSLIVNQPKLIPFKDRRKVMSKSQDLISAALNILYTKPDTQPLIDVFRDTQSKLQRIL from the exons ATGGGCGAACAACTGCCGGCTGTTTCCATAGATGCACTCCACTCTGCCGGCAATACGCTGGAACGCCATGGTTTGATTGATGTGGATGTGCCGGGTTTACTGGAG CTGACGGGCGTAACGCAAGCCGGCACTCCGACCGCTAGTGGGTTGAGTGATTTCGATTATCAGCAACTCAGCAATCTTTCGATGGGTTTCAAGGACCTGAATCAGCTCTGCACGGTCAATAAGGTTCCCATACCGTCGGAAATTATGGAACATTTTAACC acATAAAATGTCACTGTATGATGGGATTGTTTCCCGAAATCGGACGAGCGTGGCTTACAATCGATACGGATTTATAC ATATGGACGTATGAAAATGCGCGAGATGTGGCCTACTTCGATGGGTTGTCGCAGGTTATCATTAGCGTTGGGTTGGTAACACCTAAACCCGGCTTGTTCGTCGCCGACGTGAAGTATCTGCTCATCCTTACCACGCCGATAGAAATTGTTGTCCTCGGGGTGACGTTTGGTGATGCCAACAATGGGACACCGAACCGCAGCCTGTCTTCTCAGTGCAGCGAAGAGATGCAGCTAATGCACACGCCCATTTTCGTGCTTAACACCGACAACGTTGCCATAATGTGTGTACAGGGCACGGACGACGGAAGAATTTTTCTCGGCGGTCGTGACGGATGTCTGTACGAAGTCAGCTATCAGGCAGAATCGAACTGGTTCGGAAAACGGTGCCGCAAGATCAACCATTCGCAGGGGCTGATGTCCCATCTGGTGCCTGggatatttaaaatatttaccgaAACCGACTCGGTAGAGAAGATTACCGTTGATAACACACGCAACTTGCTGTACGTGCTCATGTCCAAGGGCTCCATAGAAGCTTGGGACTTGGGTAAGGATGCGGGAAGCACTAGGCGTATCGCAAGACTTTCCTACAAGGAAATAATCTCGAGTGCGTCGATGATTTTACGCACGATCGATCCGGCCGTATTTCATCCAATTACCGCCATCTGCCCATTGACGTCGGAAGATTCTTCCAGCTTACATCTCGTTGCGATCGCAGAGAGTGGTGTGCGTTTCTATTTCTCCACCGTTCCACTACACTTGCATGGGTTTTacattcagcagcagcaattgttacaacaacagcagcagcagcaacagcaggcactgtttcaacaacaaca CAAACCACAAGGACTGTATTTACTGCACGTCCGTGTGCCACCCGGCATTACGGGCAGTTTACTCTTGACGAAACCAAAGCTGGTCCACTCTGCCCACTACATCCAAGGATCGCTCCTGATGATATCGCGACAGCAGCAGGACCAAGATTTGCTCACATGCCTCAGCTCGGAACAGTTCCAGTCGCAGCATAATCTGGTCGAATCCACCACCTACATGCCACTGGACGGGCAGGTATGGGCCATTGCCGATGTGATGCGCAAGGATCGCGTTTCGATCAGCACTCCTCTGCGAAAGGCTCAGAATCCTCGGAAGGTGGCCCTGCTAACGAACCAGGGTGTGCACATCGTGTCGATACTACAGTCGGTTGACATCCTTCAACAACTGCTCGTCGGTTGTCACGGTCCACATAACGAAGCGGTCAAGATGTACTTCAGCAAGCAGACGGAACCGGAAGCTTGCGCAACGGCCCTTTTACTAGCCTGTCGGGAATCGATTCGCGGTACGGAGGTTGGTGATTGGGCAACGCAAGCATTCATACTGTATGGCGGCGAGCCTTACTTTGACACACCCATGTTGAACGACAACAGACAGCTAGGCTTCAATTCTCCACTGTCGGGTGGAACTTATGGCAGTGCGATGGATTCCACCGTGCAGCAGAATGCCAACTTTGGACCGGGTGgacgtttgtttgcttccacACCGTACTCGACGCCTGGCCGTGGTATGGTGTCGCCGGTACTTCAACAACAACCGAGGCAAAACACTTCCATGTACGGTGGTGCTGCTCCAGCATCGaatttaaacaacaacaacaatgaaaCGGTCGAAACGACACTGTTTCACTATTCTGCTAAACATGCCGGGTTGTATTTGTATATGAGCCGGATGTTGCGCAGCATTTGGCGCAAACCTTGCTTGGATGAACGCTTTTACTCGTCAATATCGCACCAGGACTGTGTTGTGCTGCTGGAAGACCTATACGCCATCCGACGGTTTCTGGAGAATGTGACGGCGAACAATTTGCTCGGATACACCGGTGGTCGAAGTAACGGTACGTCGGTAAAGCCCAATGTTGGGAGTCTTGTAACGGGAACGGTTTCATCGTTCGGCCACGGACAATCCGGACTGTTGCTGAGTGGCGGTGCTGAACGGGTTGGATACGGTGGCAGTTTATTATCATCCCAGCCAGGATACAGCATAGCTGGGGGTGCCGGTGCTAGTGGTTACGTATATCCACAGGGTAATGCTGTTTTGGTACAGAAAAATTGCACTGAAGAAGCGTTGGCTGAGGAGAAAAAATCACTGCAAGCGTTAGTGCGTTTAATAA AACAAACATGCGAAGTTGTTGGTCTTTGGAAAGTAATCTGCGAACACCAGTGCCATCTGTTGGTGGGGAAGCTAACGAAGGACGAGCAAGTCGTACTGCAGGCATGCACCTTCCGCGATTTGGTATTGACACGCAGTGACGTTTGCGGGCTGCTTATCGTGACGCTGATTAATTCGTATCTGGCCGACAACGCGAGCGTCGGATCGATTTCATCCAAGCTGCGCGAAGTGTGTCCAACACTGTACCGACAAGAGGATGCCGTTTCGCACAAGGCTACGGAAATTTTGCTTCTCTCGCGCGGATGTACCGATCGTGACAAGAAGGACGAACGCTTGCGTACGGCGCTGCAGCTGTGCAAGAGTGCCGCACCCAATTTGCCACTCGCGACCCTATGCCAGCAGTTTGTTTCGGCCGGGTTTTACAGCGGCGTAATCGAGCTGTGTACGGTCTGTGCCGCGAAAAGCGATCCAAATGAAGCCGGGCTGCTGTTCTACCGCAACAACGATGCGATggacaaccaggaagggtTCCTCGCATTCCAGAATCGAATGAACTGGTACAAGGAGGTGAAGGTGATGATGGACTACGTTTACGATGCGGCCGGAAACGGGGGCCAGCAACCGAAACCGGACGGCATCTACCCATCGCTGGATGACGATGAGGACCGGGTGACGGGTAATCAGGAGGTGCTGAACATCATCGGACAAGCGCTTCTCAGCACCGACCAGCTGCTCCACATTGCCATCTACGAGTGGCTGCTGTCGAAGAACTTGTTTGCCGAGCTGCTTGAAATTACCGAACCATCGCTCGGTGTGTTCCTCAGCCGGGCGATGGTACGAACGCCAGAAAATCTGGTGCTCGCCGATCTGCTCTGGAAGTATCACGAGCGCAATGGGCAGCATGCGGCCGCGGCCAAAATTCTCGACAAGCTCGCTAACTTCGCGAGCGATAGTATCAATCTGCAGCAACGCATTGAATATCTTGCCCGGGCTGTAATGTGCATGCGCTCGGAATCGGTCGGTTTTTCTGCCCACAACGGTGTGCTGTTGAAGGATTTGGAGGATAAGCTGGAGGTAGCACAAATCCAACGCCAGGTGTACGATGCCCTTGCGCTGTTGACGCAGCACACCGAGGAACGGTACGACGCGCTAAAGCTGCTTGACTCCAATCTATACAATTTGACGCAACTGTACTCCGACTTTGCGGAGCAGTACGAGCTGTGGGAGTGCAAGCTGACGATACTGAACTGTTCGCACCACAACGATCCACTGTTAATCGAGTCCGTGTGGACGCACATTTTGGACCGGGAGCTGCAGGGACGGGACAGTTGCGCAGAACGCTGCCGGCGGTTGTTGGCGAAGGTCAAGAGTTTGGCGCTCGAGTATGACAGTTCCGGTTGCTGCTTTCCGCTTGCGTTCATTGTGCGCGAGGTCGAGATTCGTTGCTTCCGGCTGGGCATGTATAATTCGCCCGTCCCGGATGCATTGATCGAGATGAGCTTGGACATTGAGGAGCTTTTGAATATTTACTCACG CCTAGTCTCGATGAACGAACGCATCTGGGTGACGGAGGACGATGAGCTGTATCTGATCCGGTCTACCTCCGCGCTGCTATCGCTGATCGTGAATCAACCGAAGCTGATCCCGTTCAAGGATCGTCGGAAGGTGATGTCGAAATCGCAGGATCTCATTTCGGCGGCACTCAACATTCTTTACACCAAACCGGACACCCAACCGTTGATCGATGTGTTCCGCGACACACAATCGAAACTGCAGcgaattttgtaa
- the LOC128300633 gene encoding nuclear pore complex protein Nup154 isoform X1 translates to MGEQLPAVSIDALHSAGNTLERHGLIDVDVPGLLELTGVTQAGTPTASGLSDFDYQQLSNLSMGFKDLNQLCTVNKVPIPSEIMEHFNHIKCHCMMGLFPEIGRAWLTIDTDLYIWTYENARDVAYFDGLSQVIISVGLVTPKPGLFVADVKYLLILTTPIEIVVLGVTFGDANNGTPNRSLSSQCSEEMQLMHTPIFVLNTDNVAIMCVQGTDDGRIFLGGRDGCLYEVSYQAESNWFGKRCRKINHSQGLMSHLVPGIFKIFTETDSVEKITVDNTRNLLYVLMSKGSIEAWDLGKDAGSTRRIARLSYKEIISSASMILRTIDPAVFHPITAICPLTSEDSSSLHLVAIAESGVRFYFSTVPLHLHGFYIQQQQLLQQQQQQQQQALFQQQQLQQQFQLQQQQQQQQQQQQHQQQQHQSQQHQQQQQQQQQQQMQQPSQQNLANQEIQQNANNNLPEPPQSKPQGLYLLHVRVPPGITGSLLLTKPKLVHSAHYIQGSLLMISRQQQDQDLLTCLSSEQFQSQHNLVESTTYMPLDGQVWAIADVMRKDRVSISTPLRKAQNPRKVALLTNQGVHIVSILQSVDILQQLLVGCHGPHNEAVKMYFSKQTEPEACATALLLACRESIRGTEVGDWATQAFILYGGEPYFDTPMLNDNRQLGFNSPLSGGTYGSAMDSTVQQNANFGPGGRLFASTPYSTPGRGMVSPVLQQQPRQNTSMYGGAAPASNLNNNNNETVETTLFHYSAKHAGLYLYMSRMLRSIWRKPCLDERFYSSISHQDCVVLLEDLYAIRRFLENVTANNLLGYTGGRSNGTSVKPNVGSLVTGTVSSFGHGQSGLLLSGGAERVGYGGSLLSSQPGYSIAGGAGASGYVYPQGNAVLVQKNCTEEALAEEKKSLQALVRLIKQTCEVVGLWKVICEHQCHLLVGKLTKDEQVVLQACTFRDLVLTRSDVCGLLIVTLINSYLADNASVGSISSKLREVCPTLYRQEDAVSHKATEILLLSRGCTDRDKKDERLRTALQLCKSAAPNLPLATLCQQFVSAGFYSGVIELCTVCAAKSDPNEAGLLFYRNNDAMDNQEGFLAFQNRMNWYKEVKVMMDYVYDAAGNGGQQPKPDGIYPSLDDDEDRVTGNQEVLNIIGQALLSTDQLLHIAIYEWLLSKNLFAELLEITEPSLGVFLSRAMVRTPENLVLADLLWKYHERNGQHAAAAKILDKLANFASDSINLQQRIEYLARAVMCMRSESVGFSAHNGVLLKDLEDKLEVAQIQRQVYDALALLTQHTEERYDALKLLDSNLYNLTQLYSDFAEQYELWECKLTILNCSHHNDPLLIESVWTHILDRELQGRDSCAERCRRLLAKVKSLALEYDSSGCCFPLAFIVREVEIRCFRLGMYNSPVPDALIEMSLDIEELLNIYSRLVSMNERIWVTEDDELYLIRSTSALLSLIVNQPKLIPFKDRRKVMSKSQDLISAALNILYTKPDTQPLIDVFRDTQSKLQRIL, encoded by the exons ATGGGCGAACAACTGCCGGCTGTTTCCATAGATGCACTCCACTCTGCCGGCAATACGCTGGAACGCCATGGTTTGATTGATGTGGATGTGCCGGGTTTACTGGAG CTGACGGGCGTAACGCAAGCCGGCACTCCGACCGCTAGTGGGTTGAGTGATTTCGATTATCAGCAACTCAGCAATCTTTCGATGGGTTTCAAGGACCTGAATCAGCTCTGCACGGTCAATAAGGTTCCCATACCGTCGGAAATTATGGAACATTTTAACC acATAAAATGTCACTGTATGATGGGATTGTTTCCCGAAATCGGACGAGCGTGGCTTACAATCGATACGGATTTATAC ATATGGACGTATGAAAATGCGCGAGATGTGGCCTACTTCGATGGGTTGTCGCAGGTTATCATTAGCGTTGGGTTGGTAACACCTAAACCCGGCTTGTTCGTCGCCGACGTGAAGTATCTGCTCATCCTTACCACGCCGATAGAAATTGTTGTCCTCGGGGTGACGTTTGGTGATGCCAACAATGGGACACCGAACCGCAGCCTGTCTTCTCAGTGCAGCGAAGAGATGCAGCTAATGCACACGCCCATTTTCGTGCTTAACACCGACAACGTTGCCATAATGTGTGTACAGGGCACGGACGACGGAAGAATTTTTCTCGGCGGTCGTGACGGATGTCTGTACGAAGTCAGCTATCAGGCAGAATCGAACTGGTTCGGAAAACGGTGCCGCAAGATCAACCATTCGCAGGGGCTGATGTCCCATCTGGTGCCTGggatatttaaaatatttaccgaAACCGACTCGGTAGAGAAGATTACCGTTGATAACACACGCAACTTGCTGTACGTGCTCATGTCCAAGGGCTCCATAGAAGCTTGGGACTTGGGTAAGGATGCGGGAAGCACTAGGCGTATCGCAAGACTTTCCTACAAGGAAATAATCTCGAGTGCGTCGATGATTTTACGCACGATCGATCCGGCCGTATTTCATCCAATTACCGCCATCTGCCCATTGACGTCGGAAGATTCTTCCAGCTTACATCTCGTTGCGATCGCAGAGAGTGGTGTGCGTTTCTATTTCTCCACCGTTCCACTACACTTGCATGGGTTTTacattcagcagcagcaattgttacaacaacagcagcagcagcaacagcaggcactgtttcaacaacaacagctgcAACAGCAGTTTCaattgcagcaacagcagcaacaacaacagcaacagcaacagcaccaacaacagcagcaccagtcgcagcaacatcaacagcagcagcagcagcaacaacaacaacaaatgcagCAACCATCACAGCAAAACCTTGCAAATCAAGAAATCCAGCAAAATGCCAACAACAATCTTCCCGAACCACCCCAAAGCAAACCACAAGGACTGTATTTACTGCACGTCCGTGTGCCACCCGGCATTACGGGCAGTTTACTCTTGACGAAACCAAAGCTGGTCCACTCTGCCCACTACATCCAAGGATCGCTCCTGATGATATCGCGACAGCAGCAGGACCAAGATTTGCTCACATGCCTCAGCTCGGAACAGTTCCAGTCGCAGCATAATCTGGTCGAATCCACCACCTACATGCCACTGGACGGGCAGGTATGGGCCATTGCCGATGTGATGCGCAAGGATCGCGTTTCGATCAGCACTCCTCTGCGAAAGGCTCAGAATCCTCGGAAGGTGGCCCTGCTAACGAACCAGGGTGTGCACATCGTGTCGATACTACAGTCGGTTGACATCCTTCAACAACTGCTCGTCGGTTGTCACGGTCCACATAACGAAGCGGTCAAGATGTACTTCAGCAAGCAGACGGAACCGGAAGCTTGCGCAACGGCCCTTTTACTAGCCTGTCGGGAATCGATTCGCGGTACGGAGGTTGGTGATTGGGCAACGCAAGCATTCATACTGTATGGCGGCGAGCCTTACTTTGACACACCCATGTTGAACGACAACAGACAGCTAGGCTTCAATTCTCCACTGTCGGGTGGAACTTATGGCAGTGCGATGGATTCCACCGTGCAGCAGAATGCCAACTTTGGACCGGGTGgacgtttgtttgcttccacACCGTACTCGACGCCTGGCCGTGGTATGGTGTCGCCGGTACTTCAACAACAACCGAGGCAAAACACTTCCATGTACGGTGGTGCTGCTCCAGCATCGaatttaaacaacaacaacaatgaaaCGGTCGAAACGACACTGTTTCACTATTCTGCTAAACATGCCGGGTTGTATTTGTATATGAGCCGGATGTTGCGCAGCATTTGGCGCAAACCTTGCTTGGATGAACGCTTTTACTCGTCAATATCGCACCAGGACTGTGTTGTGCTGCTGGAAGACCTATACGCCATCCGACGGTTTCTGGAGAATGTGACGGCGAACAATTTGCTCGGATACACCGGTGGTCGAAGTAACGGTACGTCGGTAAAGCCCAATGTTGGGAGTCTTGTAACGGGAACGGTTTCATCGTTCGGCCACGGACAATCCGGACTGTTGCTGAGTGGCGGTGCTGAACGGGTTGGATACGGTGGCAGTTTATTATCATCCCAGCCAGGATACAGCATAGCTGGGGGTGCCGGTGCTAGTGGTTACGTATATCCACAGGGTAATGCTGTTTTGGTACAGAAAAATTGCACTGAAGAAGCGTTGGCTGAGGAGAAAAAATCACTGCAAGCGTTAGTGCGTTTAATAA AACAAACATGCGAAGTTGTTGGTCTTTGGAAAGTAATCTGCGAACACCAGTGCCATCTGTTGGTGGGGAAGCTAACGAAGGACGAGCAAGTCGTACTGCAGGCATGCACCTTCCGCGATTTGGTATTGACACGCAGTGACGTTTGCGGGCTGCTTATCGTGACGCTGATTAATTCGTATCTGGCCGACAACGCGAGCGTCGGATCGATTTCATCCAAGCTGCGCGAAGTGTGTCCAACACTGTACCGACAAGAGGATGCCGTTTCGCACAAGGCTACGGAAATTTTGCTTCTCTCGCGCGGATGTACCGATCGTGACAAGAAGGACGAACGCTTGCGTACGGCGCTGCAGCTGTGCAAGAGTGCCGCACCCAATTTGCCACTCGCGACCCTATGCCAGCAGTTTGTTTCGGCCGGGTTTTACAGCGGCGTAATCGAGCTGTGTACGGTCTGTGCCGCGAAAAGCGATCCAAATGAAGCCGGGCTGCTGTTCTACCGCAACAACGATGCGATggacaaccaggaagggtTCCTCGCATTCCAGAATCGAATGAACTGGTACAAGGAGGTGAAGGTGATGATGGACTACGTTTACGATGCGGCCGGAAACGGGGGCCAGCAACCGAAACCGGACGGCATCTACCCATCGCTGGATGACGATGAGGACCGGGTGACGGGTAATCAGGAGGTGCTGAACATCATCGGACAAGCGCTTCTCAGCACCGACCAGCTGCTCCACATTGCCATCTACGAGTGGCTGCTGTCGAAGAACTTGTTTGCCGAGCTGCTTGAAATTACCGAACCATCGCTCGGTGTGTTCCTCAGCCGGGCGATGGTACGAACGCCAGAAAATCTGGTGCTCGCCGATCTGCTCTGGAAGTATCACGAGCGCAATGGGCAGCATGCGGCCGCGGCCAAAATTCTCGACAAGCTCGCTAACTTCGCGAGCGATAGTATCAATCTGCAGCAACGCATTGAATATCTTGCCCGGGCTGTAATGTGCATGCGCTCGGAATCGGTCGGTTTTTCTGCCCACAACGGTGTGCTGTTGAAGGATTTGGAGGATAAGCTGGAGGTAGCACAAATCCAACGCCAGGTGTACGATGCCCTTGCGCTGTTGACGCAGCACACCGAGGAACGGTACGACGCGCTAAAGCTGCTTGACTCCAATCTATACAATTTGACGCAACTGTACTCCGACTTTGCGGAGCAGTACGAGCTGTGGGAGTGCAAGCTGACGATACTGAACTGTTCGCACCACAACGATCCACTGTTAATCGAGTCCGTGTGGACGCACATTTTGGACCGGGAGCTGCAGGGACGGGACAGTTGCGCAGAACGCTGCCGGCGGTTGTTGGCGAAGGTCAAGAGTTTGGCGCTCGAGTATGACAGTTCCGGTTGCTGCTTTCCGCTTGCGTTCATTGTGCGCGAGGTCGAGATTCGTTGCTTCCGGCTGGGCATGTATAATTCGCCCGTCCCGGATGCATTGATCGAGATGAGCTTGGACATTGAGGAGCTTTTGAATATTTACTCACG CCTAGTCTCGATGAACGAACGCATCTGGGTGACGGAGGACGATGAGCTGTATCTGATCCGGTCTACCTCCGCGCTGCTATCGCTGATCGTGAATCAACCGAAGCTGATCCCGTTCAAGGATCGTCGGAAGGTGATGTCGAAATCGCAGGATCTCATTTCGGCGGCACTCAACATTCTTTACACCAAACCGGACACCCAACCGTTGATCGATGTGTTCCGCGACACACAATCGAAACTGCAGcgaattttgtaa